A genomic stretch from Canis lupus familiaris isolate Mischka breed German Shepherd chromosome 15, alternate assembly UU_Cfam_GSD_1.0, whole genome shotgun sequence includes:
- the GJA9 gene encoding gap junction alpha-9 protein, with protein MGNWNFLGGILEEVHIHSTIIGKIWLTVLFIFRMLVLGVAAEDVWNDEQSGFICNTEQPGCRNVCYDQAFPISLVRYWVLQVIFVSSPSLVYMGHALYRLRVLEKERQRRKAQLRGALGGVGFEVPGDRRRLEQELCQLEQRKLNKAPLRGTLLCTYVVHIFTRSMVEVGFMIGQYLLYGFHLQPLFKCHGHPCPNVIDCFVSRPTEKTIFLLFMQSIATVSLFLNVLEIFHLGFKKIKRGLWGQYKLKDEHNEFFANKSKQNLAKYQSTSANSLKGFSSAPDYYLLMEKQKHPAACPSLSSPAFQADPDNHSGNDEKCILDEQETVLSDEMRTLSATCSHLQHISSCNNEDTHKIFRREVGTPLKEKREMACKDGKRNHCSRGHCSIPGVAIELDNHMGQSSQTAFPPPAQGAWEQSWLSTTWGPSPEEENQGSPPKGNLKGQCREGTIRTLPPSQGDCQAPDISDTPDSLGQLTFDSDLVRGCNNPTACPPNHLVLLTNHLTGRRAPTDLQI; from the coding sequence ATGGGGAACTGGAATTTCCTTGGAGGCATCCTGGAGGAAGTTCACATCCACTCCACCATAATTGGAAAGATCTGGCTCACTGTCCTGTTCATATTTCGAATGCTTGTTCTGGGTGTAGCAGCTGAAGATGTCTGGAATGATGAGCAGTCTGGCTTCATCTGTAATACAGAACAACCTGGCTGCAGAAATGTGTGCTATGACCAGGCCTTTCCTATCTCCCTCGTTAGATATTGGGTTTTGCAGGTGATATTTGTGTCTTCACCGTCCCTGGTCTACATGGGCCATGCTTTGTACCGACTGCGGGTtctggagaaagagaggcagaggaggaaagctCAACTGAGAGGAGCactggggggggtggggtttgAAGTGCCTGGGGATCGGAGAAGACTGGAGCAAGAACTCTGTCAGCTGGAACAAAGGAAACTAAATAAAGCTCCACTCAGAGGAACCCTGCTTTGCACTTATGTGGTACACATTTTCACTCGCTCTATGGTTGAGGTTGGGTTCATGATTGGACAGTATCTTTTATACGGATTTCATTTACAGCCTTTATTTAAATGCCATGGCCACCCATGTCCAAATGTAATTGACTGCTTTGTCTCAAGACCAACAGAAAAGACAATATTCCTATTATTTATGCAATCTATAGCCACTGTTTCACTTTTCTTAAATGTTCTAGAAATTTTCCACCTcggttttaaaaagattaaaagaggGCTTTGGGGACAATATAAGTTGAAGGATGAGCATAATGAATTCTTTGCAAACAAGtcaaaacaaaatcttgccaAATATCAGAGCACATCTGCAAACTCACTGAAGGGATTCTCTTCTGCACCTGATTATTATCTGTTAATGGAAAAGCAAAAACACCCAGCAGCGTGTCCTAGTTTAAGTTCACCTGCATTTCAGGCAGATCCTGACAACCACAGTGGAAATGATGAGAAATGCATTTTGGATGAACAAGAAACCGTACTTTCTGATGAGATGCGTACACTTAGTGCTACGTGTAGTCATCTTCAACACATCAGCTCGTGTAATAATGAAGAcactcataaaatatttagaagagaaGTGGGTACCCcattaaaggaaaagagagaaatggccTGCAAAGACGGCAAAaggaaccactgctctagaggTCATTGTTCTATTCCAGGTGTTGCTATAGAACTGGATAATCACATGGGGCAGTCATCCCAAACAGCGTTCCCTCCGCCTGCTCAGGGTGCTTGGGAACAGTCGTGGCTTAGCACGACATGGGGTCCCTCTCCAGAAGAGGAAAATCAGGGGTCACCCCCTAAAGGAAACCTCAAGGGTCAGTGCAGAGAGGGCACGATTAGAACCCTTCCCCCTTCGCAGGGAGACTGCCAAGCACCTGACATTTCAGACACTCCTGATTCTTTGGGACAGTTGACCTTCGATTCTGATTTGGTCAGAGGCTGCAATAATCCTACTGCTTGTCCTCCAAATCATTTAGTGTTGCTGACAAACCACCTCACTGGCAGGCGGGCTCCCACAGACCTTCAGATCTGA
- the MYCBP gene encoding C-Myc-binding protein: protein MAHYKAADSKREQFRRYLEKSGVLDTLTKVLVALYEEPEKPNSALDFLKHHLGAATPENPEIELLRLELAEMKEKYEAIVEENKKLKTKLAQYEPPQEEKRAE, encoded by the exons ATGGCCCATTACAAA GCCGCCGACTCGAAGCGCGAGCAGTTCCGGAGGTACTTGGAGAAGTCGGGGGTGCTGGACACGCTGACCAAGG TATTGGTAGCCTTATATGAAGAACCAGAGAAACCTAATAGTGCTTTGGA TTTCTTAAAGCATCACTTAGGAGCTGCTACcccagaaaatccagaaatagagcTGCTTCGCCTAGAATtggcagaaatgaaagaaaaatatgaagctattgtagaagaaaataaaaaactgaaaacaaag CTTGCTCAGTATGAACCACCTCAGGAGGAGAAGCGTGCTGAATAG